In Mucilaginibacter celer, one DNA window encodes the following:
- a CDS encoding SDR family oxidoreductase: MKTSQNTILITGGSAGIGFEIAKQLSAKNNHVIIIGRNQERLDKAAAQLQNVTAIKADVSNVAEIDALVSRLQNDFPQLNVVINNAGAVQLNNLISGDIFEKAQAEMFTNYLSIVRLNEKLLPSLQQQPEAAIVNVSSIVAFAPSISLATYAATKAALHTYTRALRLALRNTTVKVFELMPPLVNTEFSAEIGGAERGIPASQVADEFIASLESDNYEIRVAGTEQFYRLYLSDPEAALKAINSIE; this comes from the coding sequence ATGAAAACCTCACAAAACACCATATTAATTACCGGCGGCAGTGCCGGTATTGGTTTCGAAATTGCCAAACAGTTATCAGCAAAAAACAACCACGTCATTATTATCGGCCGTAACCAGGAACGTTTGGATAAAGCAGCCGCCCAACTACAAAATGTAACAGCTATTAAAGCAGACGTATCAAACGTGGCAGAAATCGACGCTTTGGTTAGCAGGCTTCAAAATGATTTCCCGCAACTAAATGTAGTGATCAACAACGCCGGCGCGGTACAATTAAACAATTTAATAAGCGGCGATATTTTTGAAAAAGCCCAGGCCGAAATGTTCACCAACTATCTTTCGATAGTAAGGCTTAATGAAAAACTGCTACCATCGCTTCAGCAACAGCCTGAAGCCGCAATTGTAAACGTATCATCAATCGTAGCCTTTGCGCCAAGTATCAGCTTAGCTACTTATGCAGCTACCAAAGCCGCTTTGCATACCTACACCCGCGCCTTACGTTTGGCCTTACGCAATACCACCGTTAAAGTATTTGAACTGATGCCGCCGCTGGTTAACACCGAATTTTCGGCCGAGATTGGTGGTGCCGAAAGAGGGATTCCGGCCTCACAGGTTGCCGATGAGTTTATCGCATCCTTGGAAAGTGATAACTACGAGATCAGGGTAGCCGGTACCGAGCAGTTTTACCGCTTATACCTCTCAGATCCTGAAGCTGCTTTAAAAGCCATCAACTCAATCGAATAA
- a CDS encoding SDR family oxidoreductase yields MKTSQNTVLITGGSAGIGFEIAKQLSAKNNHVIIIGRNQERLDKAAAQLQNVTAIKADISNGDDVDALTARIIKDFPQLNVVIDNAGAASINDLLTTKNVFEKAQEEMFTNYISVIRLNEKLLPVLQQQPEAAIVNVSSIVAFLPGKQTATYSATKAALHSYTISLRAALEGSNVKVFELMPPLVNTEFSAEIGGHNGIPASQVADEFVAGFETDNFEIRVAGTEPFYRLFLSNPAEALKALHQR; encoded by the coding sequence ATGAAAACTTCGCAAAATACAGTACTTATTACCGGCGGCAGTGCCGGGATAGGTTTCGAAATAGCCAAACAACTATCAGCCAAAAACAACCATGTTATCATTATCGGCCGCAACCAGGAACGTTTGGATAAAGCTGCCGCTCAGTTACAAAATGTAACAGCCATTAAAGCGGATATTTCAAACGGCGATGACGTTGACGCTTTAACCGCCCGCATTATCAAAGATTTCCCGCAATTGAACGTGGTGATTGATAATGCAGGTGCCGCTTCCATCAACGATTTGCTTACCACAAAAAACGTTTTTGAAAAAGCGCAGGAAGAAATGTTTACCAACTACATTTCGGTTATCCGCCTGAACGAAAAACTACTGCCGGTTTTACAGCAACAGCCCGAAGCAGCTATCGTTAACGTATCGTCAATCGTGGCGTTTCTTCCAGGCAAACAAACAGCCACCTACTCGGCTACCAAGGCAGCTTTACACTCATACACCATTTCGTTACGTGCCGCTTTAGAGGGTAGTAATGTTAAAGTATTTGAGCTGATGCCGCCATTGGTTAACACCGAATTTTCGGCCGAGATTGGTGGGCATAACGGCATCCCCGCTTCGCAGGTTGCTGATGAATTTGTTGCCGGTTTTGAAACCGATAATTTTGAGATCCGCGTGGCCGGTACCGAGCCATTTTACCGCCTGTTTTTATCAAACCCGGCCGAAGCATTAAAAGCCCTGCACCAGAGATAA
- a CDS encoding DHA2 family efflux MFS transporter permease subunit: MSTQLKKSILVITVIAAAIMELIDTSIVNVALNYMSGNLGATLEDTSWVITAYAIANIIVIPMTSFLTAKLGRRNYYIGSIIAFTLFSALCGFATNIWTLVAFRFLQGIGGGALLSVSQAIVFEVYGKERVGIASALFGVGVFLGPTIGPTLGGFITENYSWPWIFYINIPIGIAVTISSLLLVSEPEIAAKVKSVDWWGILLLIIGIGSLQTVLERGETDDWFAAKYIIVLTIVAIIALSTFIWWELTTPNPVIDLRVLKSKSLAVAAVLTFVTGFGLFTSVFLTPVLAQRVLYFPPTITGLILLPGAALAIVGLLFSATLLKRGVSPLVIITSGFVIFISFAWQMSRVNLEAAPGDLVGPLIYRAMGIALLTVPLTALAVSGLAPKDIPQGTALNNMMRQLGGSFGIAVINTYVAQRFGLHRSDLLSNITTFNDQATARLTKLTNYFAGRGFSSFDAHKKAIAVVDGTINRQSYLLSYLDAYLFTGLVFLAAMPLLLLVINRKKQAGPVVIIGDH; encoded by the coding sequence ATGAGCACTCAACTAAAAAAAAGTATCCTCGTCATCACCGTTATAGCCGCTGCTATTATGGAATTGATTGACACCTCCATAGTAAACGTAGCCCTCAATTACATGAGCGGCAACCTTGGCGCAACGCTCGAAGACACATCGTGGGTAATTACAGCCTACGCCATAGCCAATATTATTGTAATACCCATGACCAGCTTTTTAACCGCCAAACTGGGCCGCCGTAATTATTATATAGGCTCCATTATTGCCTTTACCCTCTTTTCGGCCTTGTGCGGCTTCGCTACAAATATCTGGACATTGGTTGCTTTCCGCTTTTTGCAGGGGATAGGTGGCGGTGCACTGTTATCCGTATCGCAGGCAATAGTGTTTGAAGTTTATGGTAAAGAACGCGTAGGCATTGCCAGTGCCCTGTTTGGCGTGGGCGTGTTTTTAGGCCCAACCATTGGTCCTACATTGGGCGGCTTTATAACCGAAAACTATAGCTGGCCATGGATTTTTTACATCAATATTCCTATCGGCATCGCGGTTACCATATCAAGCCTGCTGTTAGTGTCCGAACCGGAAATTGCAGCCAAAGTAAAAAGTGTGGACTGGTGGGGCATCCTGCTGCTGATAATCGGGATCGGCTCACTTCAAACCGTGTTGGAACGCGGCGAAACCGACGATTGGTTTGCGGCCAAATATATTATTGTATTAACCATTGTTGCCATAATTGCCTTAAGCACGTTTATCTGGTGGGAATTAACCACGCCCAATCCGGTTATTGATTTGCGGGTACTGAAAAGCAAATCGCTGGCGGTGGCAGCCGTATTAACTTTTGTAACCGGTTTCGGCTTGTTTACATCGGTGTTTCTTACACCGGTGCTGGCGCAAAGGGTATTGTATTTCCCGCCAACTATAACAGGGCTTATTCTATTGCCGGGTGCTGCATTGGCTATTGTTGGCCTGCTGTTTTCAGCAACTTTGTTAAAAAGAGGTGTATCGCCGTTAGTTATCATCACTTCGGGCTTTGTTATTTTTATCTCGTTTGCCTGGCAAATGTCGCGGGTAAACCTCGAAGCAGCTCCCGGCGATTTAGTGGGCCCGCTTATTTACCGCGCCATGGGTATAGCCTTGCTTACCGTGCCGCTTACTGCTTTGGCAGTATCGGGTCTGGCACCTAAAGATATCCCGCAGGGCACGGCCCTTAACAATATGATGCGGCAATTGGGCGGCTCGTTCGGCATTGCGGTGATCAACACTTATGTGGCCCAGCGTTTTGGTTTGCACCGCAGCGATTTACTAAGCAACATAACCACATTTAATGACCAGGCTACGGCAAGACTAACTAAACTCACCAATTACTTTGCGGGCCGTGGTTTCTCCAGCTTCGATGCTCATAAAAAAGCTATTGCAGTAGTTGACGGCACCATCAACAGGCAATCTTATTTGTTAAGTTATTTAGATGCCTACCTGTTCACCGGTTTGGTGTTTTTAGCAGCTATGCCATTGTTGTTGCTGGTTATTAACCGTAAAAAACAAGCCGGACCGGTTGTTATTATCGGCGATCATTAA
- a CDS encoding TetR/AcrR family transcriptional regulator, with protein MEKELSKAERTRQFIIERTSSVFNKKGYAGTSMSDLTEATGLSKGSIYGNFKNKEEVAAEVFEYNSGKVRKQILERIARATSYHDKLMVYAQVYHSFTRGDFIPGGCPILNTAVDADDTNPMLKDKAAKAVIRWKNSIENLIKAGIEAGELKPGIKTTETALSIIALIEGGIMISKVTDSPANLDIVLGSVQQLVDTLKL; from the coding sequence ATGGAAAAGGAATTGTCAAAAGCCGAGCGTACGCGCCAGTTCATTATTGAGCGCACCTCATCTGTTTTCAATAAAAAAGGGTATGCCGGCACTTCCATGTCTGATTTGACCGAGGCTACCGGCCTTTCCAAGGGCAGCATTTACGGTAACTTTAAAAACAAGGAAGAGGTTGCTGCCGAAGTGTTTGAATATAACTCGGGCAAGGTGCGTAAGCAGATCCTTGAACGTATTGCCCGGGCTACTTCCTATCACGATAAATTGATGGTATATGCCCAGGTGTATCACAGCTTTACCCGCGGCGATTTTATCCCCGGCGGCTGTCCTATACTTAATACCGCCGTTGATGCTGATGATACCAATCCTATGCTTAAAGACAAAGCCGCCAAAGCTGTAATCCGTTGGAAAAATAGCATCGAAAACCTGATAAAAGCGGGCATTGAAGCAGGCGAACTAAAGCCCGGCATCAAAACTACCGAAACCGCTTTGAGCATAATAGCGCTTATTGAGGGCGGCATTATGATCTCGAAAGTTACCGATTCGCCGGCCAACCTGGATATTGTGCTCGGCTCGGTGCAGCAACTGGTTGATACTTTGAAGTTGTAA
- a CDS encoding response regulator translates to MSKKILILDDSEDILEVMKEALEMEHYEVEVLNYTDDICKAALSAKADLVILDYILFGINGGELCHILKTTPSTAHIPVVMVSAYPRVLESLGNYGSDAFIAKPFNLSDIIDAVNHCFLGAGDDVAHMA, encoded by the coding sequence ATGTCGAAAAAGATTTTAATCCTTGATGATAGCGAGGATATTCTGGAAGTGATGAAAGAGGCTCTTGAAATGGAGCACTATGAAGTTGAGGTACTGAACTATACTGATGACATCTGCAAGGCGGCGCTATCAGCCAAAGCCGATCTTGTGATATTGGATTACATATTATTTGGTATAAACGGTGGCGAATTATGCCACATCTTAAAAACAACGCCATCCACGGCACATATCCCGGTGGTAATGGTATCGGCCTACCCGCGTGTGCTGGAATCATTAGGTAACTATGGTTCAGACGCATTTATTGCCAAGCCTTTTAACCTGAGCGATATTATTGATGCGGTTAATCATTGTTTTTTAGGTGCCGGGGATGATGTGGCGCATATGGCGTAA
- a CDS encoding DUF4268 domain-containing protein: MYSKEQATQLKQAFWTALGQYLKPRLSADGLKINWVNYKTGIKHLYFRMQADNKSAFIAIEMSHPDTDIQQLMFDQFMELKNILNSQLDEEWEWQLHTVDENYKTVSRIIKTLPGVSVFNQQDWPALISFFKPRIIALDEFWSMAQYSFDLFR, translated from the coding sequence TTGTACTCGAAAGAACAGGCAACCCAGTTAAAACAGGCATTCTGGACGGCATTAGGTCAATATCTGAAACCCCGGCTTTCGGCAGATGGATTGAAGATTAACTGGGTTAATTATAAAACGGGGATTAAACATCTTTACTTCAGGATGCAGGCCGATAATAAATCAGCCTTTATAGCTATCGAGATGAGCCATCCAGATACGGACATCCAGCAATTAATGTTTGATCAGTTTATGGAGCTGAAAAACATCCTTAACAGCCAGCTTGATGAAGAGTGGGAATGGCAACTGCACACCGTTGATGAAAACTATAAAACCGTAAGCCGCATTATTAAAACGCTGCCCGGCGTAAGCGTATTTAACCAACAGGACTGGCCCGCGCTTATTTCCTTTTTCAAACCCCGCATTATTGCTTTGGATGAATTTTGGAGTATGGCGCAGTATAGTTTTGATTTGTTCAGATAG
- a CDS encoding DUF3892 domain-containing protein, producing the protein MASYQVNCIDKPKTSGAVEQITHIGYYESLDRPRVVISVAEAIKRIEANSQAFYVSTERGKTYLTVVKPEDGGKKHLSSLKDKSGTDNLLTLEDV; encoded by the coding sequence ATGGCAAGCTACCAGGTAAATTGTATCGATAAACCCAAAACATCAGGCGCTGTTGAACAAATAACGCATATCGGTTATTACGAATCGTTAGACAGGCCGCGGGTGGTGATCTCTGTTGCCGAAGCCATCAAACGTATCGAAGCCAACAGCCAGGCATTTTATGTAAGTACCGAAAGGGGTAAAACCTATCTTACCGTAGTAAAACCCGAAGATGGTGGTAAAAAACACCTGAGTTCATTAAAGGATAAATCCGGTACAGATAATCTTTTAACACTTGAAGATGTTTAA
- a CDS encoding oxidoreductase codes for MDKKVILITGASAGIGKAFAEELLKDGHTVYGAARRVDKMDTIAKQGVKVLAMDVTDEAAMAQGIDTIIKAEGRIDVLINNAGFGLMGAIEDTPLSDARYQLEVNLFGVARLTQLVLPHMRKQRSGTIINISSIGGKFAMPLGGWYHASKFALEAMSDALRNEVKQFGINVVVIEPGGIQSEWGGIAVDNLLKVSGKGPYAPMANKFVKAFTQSIDAKLPGPTEIVKLVRKAIAAKKPKTRYHAGHMAGLALFMRWLLPDNAFDKMMSSQLK; via the coding sequence ATGGATAAGAAAGTAATATTAATAACCGGCGCATCGGCCGGGATAGGCAAAGCCTTTGCGGAGGAATTACTAAAGGACGGACACACGGTTTACGGGGCAGCCCGCCGGGTTGATAAGATGGATACTATTGCCAAACAGGGAGTTAAAGTATTGGCGATGGATGTAACTGATGAAGCTGCGATGGCACAGGGTATTGATACCATCATCAAAGCCGAAGGCCGCATTGATGTGTTAATCAATAATGCCGGTTTTGGCTTAATGGGAGCTATTGAGGATACGCCACTCAGTGATGCCCGCTATCAACTGGAAGTAAATTTGTTTGGCGTGGCAAGGCTTACGCAACTGGTTTTGCCGCATATGCGCAAACAGCGTTCGGGTACTATCATCAATATATCCAGTATCGGCGGCAAATTTGCAATGCCGCTTGGAGGCTGGTATCATGCAAGCAAATTTGCATTAGAAGCCATGAGCGATGCGCTGCGAAACGAAGTAAAACAATTCGGGATAAATGTGGTGGTGATTGAGCCGGGAGGTATCCAATCAGAATGGGGCGGCATAGCGGTTGATAACCTGCTGAAAGTGTCGGGCAAGGGACCTTATGCGCCTATGGCTAATAAATTTGTAAAGGCGTTTACCCAAAGTATTGACGCAAAACTTCCGGGACCGACAGAGATTGTTAAACTGGTACGGAAAGCCATCGCCGCAAAAAAACCTAAAACCCGTTACCATGCCGGTCACATGGCAGGTTTAGCGCTTTTTATGCGTTGGCTGCTTCCGGATAATGCTTTTGATAAGATGATGAGCAGCCAGTTGAAGTGA
- a CDS encoding helix-turn-helix domain-containing protein: MEDKNHIMFSNLLYSCVADKQRGNEQFVHEHVFGYIIAGEVHSFSCNGAQIFKEGMIGLIRRNQLVKSVKVPGAGGDFKSINIFLEQDFLRRYAAENKLSSMPRYAGEPMIELTGDPFIKGYFDSLLPYFDNSAQLNPALAELKTREAVELLLRANPELKNLLFDFSEPHKIDLEAFMNQHYMYNVSTAQFARLTGRSLAGFKRDFEKVFNIPPGRWLQQKRLNEAYYQISEKGRKASDVYLDVGFENLSHFSYSFKKAFGVAPSTI; encoded by the coding sequence ATGGAAGATAAAAACCACATCATGTTCAGCAACCTGCTGTACTCCTGCGTTGCCGATAAACAGCGGGGCAATGAGCAATTTGTTCATGAGCATGTTTTTGGATATATCATAGCAGGCGAAGTGCACTCCTTTAGCTGTAATGGTGCACAAATATTTAAGGAAGGTATGATTGGCCTGATCCGCCGTAACCAGCTTGTAAAATCGGTAAAAGTACCGGGCGCGGGCGGCGATTTCAAATCTATCAATATATTTTTAGAACAGGATTTTTTACGGCGGTATGCGGCCGAAAACAAGCTATCTTCAATGCCCCGTTACGCGGGCGAGCCCATGATAGAGCTTACCGGCGATCCTTTCATTAAAGGTTATTTTGATTCCCTGCTGCCTTATTTTGATAATTCGGCACAGTTAAACCCAGCCCTGGCCGAACTGAAAACCCGTGAAGCTGTCGAACTGCTACTCCGGGCCAATCCCGAATTGAAAAACCTGCTGTTTGATTTCAGCGAGCCTCACAAAATTGACCTGGAGGCTTTCATGAATCAGCATTACATGTACAATGTATCAACCGCACAGTTTGCCCGCCTCACCGGCCGCAGCCTGGCCGGTTTTAAACGGGATTTTGAAAAGGTTTTCAACATTCCACCCGGTAGGTGGCTGCAGCAAAAACGCCTTAACGAAGCTTATTACCAGATAAGCGAAAAAGGCCGTAAAGCATCAGATGTTTATCTTGATGTGGGATTTGAAAACCTTTCGCATTTTTCATACTCATTTAAGAAAGCATTCGGCGTGGCACCGTCGACTATTTGA
- a CDS encoding nuclear transport factor 2 family protein, whose translation MGTKEIVLQVVEAFDNNDVEKILSFFADDVVWTMTGTNITVMNGKAEVERFFGGMEEVKMISSTKDHVVAEGNTAAVDGLVKCQGKEGKVFEMYYADFYELTDGKVKKISSYVVDKKQ comes from the coding sequence ATGGGAACCAAGGAAATTGTATTACAGGTTGTAGAAGCCTTTGATAACAACGACGTAGAAAAAATACTGAGCTTTTTTGCTGATGACGTGGTGTGGACGATGACCGGCACCAATATTACTGTTATGAATGGCAAGGCCGAAGTTGAACGGTTTTTTGGCGGTATGGAAGAAGTAAAAATGATATCATCAACAAAAGATCATGTGGTGGCAGAGGGAAACACCGCAGCCGTTGATGGCCTGGTAAAATGCCAGGGTAAAGAGGGCAAGGTATTTGAAATGTACTATGCCGATTTTTATGAGCTGACCGATGGTAAGGTAAAAAAGATAAGCTCGTACGTGGTTGATAAAAAGCAATAA
- a CDS encoding Crp/Fnr family transcriptional regulator codes for MYPELIHHIKRYVKLTEAEEVTICRHFELKKFKKKELLLEPGKLCAGNYFVLKGLVRQYFVNNKLNEQIIQFGLETWWIADQDSLLNHIPATTYIQTIEASELLLLTEKNRIALFEAVPQMEAYFRVMMQKAFIAAQRRIGYIFNMNDEERYRNFTELFPAFVQRVPQYMLASYLGFTPQFLSRLRAKKI; via the coding sequence ATGTATCCCGAACTTATCCATCACATCAAACGATACGTTAAGCTAACCGAAGCCGAAGAGGTCACGATATGCAGGCATTTCGAGCTGAAAAAATTTAAAAAGAAGGAGTTGCTGCTTGAGCCGGGAAAACTTTGCGCAGGCAACTATTTTGTACTTAAAGGCCTGGTACGGCAATACTTTGTTAATAATAAACTGAACGAACAGATTATCCAGTTTGGGCTGGAAACCTGGTGGATAGCTGATCAGGACAGCCTGTTAAACCATATCCCCGCTACCACGTACATCCAAACAATCGAAGCATCTGAGCTACTTCTGCTTACCGAAAAAAATAGAATTGCCTTATTTGAAGCTGTGCCGCAAATGGAAGCATACTTTAGGGTAATGATGCAAAAGGCCTTTATTGCCGCCCAGCGCCGGATAGGCTATATTTTTAATATGAACGATGAGGAGCGCTACCGTAATTTTACCGAACTGTTCCCGGCATTTGTTCAGCGGGTGCCCCAGTATATGCTGGCCTCCTACCTGGGCTTCACTCCGCAGTTTTTAAGCAGGTTGCGGGCTAAAAAAATCTGA
- a CDS encoding carboxymuconolactone decarboxylase family protein yields the protein MSRLKMNAAEPAAYRAMIALEKYIESTKLTTRHKDLIKIRASQINGCAYCVDMHTTDARKAGETERRIYNISVWREAPFFDEQERAILALTEEVTLITGRVSDTTYAQAAKVFDELYLAQVIMAIITINAWNRIGVATELQPPLN from the coding sequence ATGAGCCGTTTAAAAATGAACGCTGCCGAACCGGCAGCATACAGAGCGATGATCGCCTTAGAAAAATACATTGAAAGCACTAAATTAACCACCCGTCATAAAGACCTGATCAAAATCCGTGCTTCACAAATTAATGGTTGTGCCTATTGTGTAGATATGCATACCACCGATGCCCGCAAAGCCGGCGAAACCGAACGCCGCATTTACAACATCAGCGTTTGGCGCGAAGCCCCGTTTTTTGACGAGCAGGAACGCGCCATACTGGCCTTAACTGAAGAAGTAACCCTGATTACCGGCAGGGTATCTGATACCACTTATGCACAGGCAGCCAAAGTGTTTGACGAATTATACCTGGCCCAGGTAATTATGGCCATCATTACCATCAACGCATGGAACCGCATTGGGGTAGCTACCGAATTACAACCTCCGCTTAATTAA
- a CDS encoding nuclear transport factor 2 family protein, which translates to MATEAGAPIGSANDIVLSFIKALNDEDFAEARKCASDDLKFIGVLGERDGAEAYFTDMERMKLKYDIKRVFSDGDDVCIFYDIDIGGKTIFSSGWYHVAEGKINSIRVIFDPRPLL; encoded by the coding sequence ATGGCAACAGAAGCAGGTGCACCCATTGGCAGCGCTAATGATATCGTGCTTTCGTTTATAAAAGCGCTAAACGACGAAGATTTTGCAGAGGCCCGCAAATGCGCATCCGACGATTTGAAATTTATAGGCGTACTTGGCGAGCGCGATGGCGCTGAGGCCTACTTTACCGATATGGAACGCATGAAACTTAAATATGACATTAAGCGCGTATTTAGTGATGGCGACGATGTTTGTATATTTTATGATATCGATATAGGCGGTAAAACCATATTCAGCAGTGGATGGTACCATGTTGCAGAAGGGAAGATCAATTCCATCAGGGTGATATTTGATCCGCGGCCGTTATTGTAA
- a CDS encoding sialate O-acetylesterase: MNLKKLSYAIICGLLLNTGAFAKVMLPALFSDNMILQQKTMAGAWGTADAGKTVSVTTSWNNKTYTAQADASGNWKLKMKTPSYGGPYTLTITDGADPVVLNNVLIGDVWVCSGQSNMEMPVAGWGQVNNYKEEIANANYPQIRLLQVSQATNFIPQTNIKIANNGWMVCSPQSIGEFSSVAYFFAREVTRQTGVPIGLISSNWGGTMIEAWSDENSLSINPDFSTQIREQQQRAKTETQQSFTEKVDAWNKQATAADWGSTNNNAFNPDTTGWKTMTLPLFFEKSALGDFDGVVWFRKKVTIPAAWAGQDVKISLGKIDDNEITYFNGEKIGATDGYTQSRNYVIPAAKVKAGEAVITVRVFDSGGGGGLYGMDEMQLVSPSGDKIALAGNWDYKVGFNMKSLPPMPVANNPNQLAVLYNAMINPLTPMAIRGAIWYQGEANAGRPRQYNALFEGMIKGWRNIWGEGDFPFYFVQLANWQKREAEPVRSYWAELREAQTQALKLPNTGMALAIDLGDADNIHPKNKQDVGRRLALVALDKTYHKKQQYSGPMYKSQKIDGDKIELSFNHTDGGLKAQGGDTLQGFAIAGEDMKFHWATAVIKGDKVIVSSPEVPKPFVVRYAWANNPVSTLYNGAGLPASPFRTDNWADR; the protein is encoded by the coding sequence ATGAACTTAAAAAAACTTTCGTACGCAATAATCTGCGGCTTGTTGCTCAATACCGGTGCTTTTGCCAAAGTGATGCTGCCGGCTCTTTTTAGCGATAATATGATCTTGCAGCAAAAAACCATGGCAGGTGCATGGGGCACTGCGGATGCCGGCAAAACAGTAAGCGTTACTACATCATGGAACAATAAAACTTACACCGCTCAGGCCGATGCTTCTGGTAACTGGAAACTGAAAATGAAAACCCCATCGTATGGTGGGCCCTACACGCTTACCATAACAGATGGTGCCGATCCGGTTGTTTTAAACAATGTGTTGATAGGTGATGTTTGGGTTTGCTCGGGCCAATCAAACATGGAAATGCCTGTGGCCGGCTGGGGGCAGGTAAATAATTATAAAGAGGAGATTGCAAATGCCAACTACCCGCAGATCCGTTTGCTGCAGGTTTCGCAGGCTACAAATTTTATTCCTCAAACCAATATAAAAATAGCTAATAACGGTTGGATGGTATGCTCGCCGCAAAGCATTGGCGAATTCTCGTCGGTAGCCTATTTTTTTGCACGGGAGGTTACCAGGCAAACGGGCGTACCCATAGGGTTAATCAGCTCTAATTGGGGCGGCACCATGATTGAGGCCTGGAGCGATGAAAACTCCCTCAGCATTAACCCCGATTTCAGCACGCAAATAAGAGAACAACAGCAGCGTGCCAAAACCGAAACGCAGCAATCCTTTACCGAAAAGGTGGATGCCTGGAACAAACAAGCTACCGCTGCCGATTGGGGATCTACTAATAACAATGCCTTCAACCCCGATACAACCGGTTGGAAAACCATGACTTTGCCCCTGTTTTTTGAAAAAAGTGCACTTGGCGATTTTGACGGGGTTGTATGGTTTCGCAAAAAGGTAACTATTCCGGCTGCATGGGCCGGGCAGGATGTGAAAATTAGCCTGGGTAAAATAGATGATAACGAGATCACTTATTTTAACGGCGAAAAAATAGGCGCTACTGATGGCTATACCCAATCGCGCAATTACGTTATCCCGGCTGCAAAGGTAAAAGCGGGCGAAGCGGTGATCACGGTACGCGTATTTGACAGCGGCGGCGGTGGCGGCCTTTACGGTATGGACGAGATGCAGCTGGTATCGCCATCGGGAGATAAAATTGCATTGGCCGGTAACTGGGACTATAAGGTTGGTTTTAATATGAAAAGCCTGCCGCCTATGCCTGTTGCCAATAACCCTAATCAACTGGCTGTGTTATACAATGCCATGATCAACCCGCTTACACCAATGGCCATTCGCGGTGCAATATGGTACCAGGGCGAGGCCAATGCAGGCAGGCCCCGCCAGTATAACGCATTGTTTGAGGGCATGATTAAAGGCTGGCGCAACATTTGGGGTGAAGGTGATTTTCCGTTTTATTTTGTACAGTTGGCCAACTGGCAAAAGCGCGAAGCAGAACCTGTGCGATCATACTGGGCTGAACTGCGCGAAGCGCAAACCCAGGCATTAAAACTACCCAATACCGGTATGGCCCTCGCAATTGATTTGGGCGATGCAGATAACATCCACCCTAAAAACAAACAAGACGTTGGCCGCAGACTGGCATTAGTGGCTTTAGATAAAACTTACCACAAAAAACAGCAGTACTCGGGCCCGATGTATAAATCGCAAAAAATTGACGGCGATAAAATTGAGCTAAGTTTCAACCACACAGATGGCGGCCTCAAAGCACAGGGCGGCGATACGCTGCAGGGCTTTGCCATAGCCGGCGAGGATATGAAATTTCATTGGGCAACAGCGGTTATTAAAGGCGATAAAGTAATTGTGAGCAGCCCGGAGGTACCTAAGCCATTTGTTGTACGTTACGCATGGGCCAATAACCCGGTAAGTACCTTGTACAATGGTGCCGGTTTACCGGCATCGCCTTTCCGTACGGATAACTGGGCGGATAGATAG